A genomic stretch from Ooceraea biroi isolate clonal line C1 chromosome 3, Obir_v5.4, whole genome shotgun sequence includes:
- the LOC105283115 gene encoding uncharacterized protein LOC105283115: protein MSAKTLKIKHYSFNTTNFRGRNVFIEHRYYACKPKCRPKTNSQQRKMKLTQSPSTKISSQMAFLHGMKKYNSKRCTMLRKISQAVSSKQRENRRVRLDNRISTARTRRLRPVINAPFASSRGCTGDTTSTPSGNAFALFL from the exons ATGTCGgcaaaaactttaaaaatcAAACATTATTCTTTCAATACTACAAATTTCAGAGGTAGAAATGTGTTCATCGAACATCGCTATTACGCGTGTAAGCCAAAATGCCGTCCAAAGACAAATAGCCAACAAAGAAAGATGAAGCTAACACAAAGTCCATCGACAAAGATTTCATCTCAGATGGCATTTCTTCACGGAATGAAAAAATACAACTCGAAACGA TGTACTATGCTTAGGAAAATTTCACAGGCAGTTTCCAGCAAACAAAGAGAAAACCGGCGAGTACGGCTTGATAACAGAATTTCGACAGCGAGGACGAGGCGATTGCGACCGGTGATCAATGCACCCTTCGCCTCGAGCAGGGGTTGCACCGGTGACACCACCTCTACCCCGTCCGGGAATGcattcgctctctttctctga
- the LOC105283114 gene encoding acyl-CoA Delta(11) desaturase — MAPNLFGSSATLFLEASQQDVSQKKSAAEKTAVQKLSLQKTQDSKPKYQWKIVWRNVIAFVYLHVGAIYGLYTALMFAKFYTLVWALSFSAFAAVGVTGGAHRLWAHRSYKAKWPLRIILMIFQTMAFQNHIYEWVRDHRVHHKFTDTDADPHNAQRGFFFSHMGWLLVRKHPDVIKKGATIDMSDLEKDFVVVWQRRLYIILMPLFCFLLPTWLPCYYWNEKPMYAWYATVFRYTLSLNLTWLVNSAAHIWGMKPYDNTISPTDSLSVGLSAFGEGWHNYHHVFPWDYKAAELGNYRTNFTTAFIDFFARIGWAYDLKTVAHDIVIKRASRTGDGSIYERTNTTTTDHHDAHQHTHEGAIWGWGDTDMAPEDMQKVTIINKGD, encoded by the exons ATGGCGCCGAATTTGTTCGGCAGTTCAGCGACTTTGTTCCTCGAAGCCAGTCAGCAAGATGTATCGCAGAAGAAATCAGCGGCTGAGAAGACCGCGGTGCAAAAATTGTCCCTACAAAAGACGCAAGACTCGAAGCCTAAGTATCAATGGAAGATCGTCTGGAGGAACGTAATAGCTTTTGTCTACCTCCATGTCGGGGCAATTTACGGATTATACACTGCACTAATGTTTGCCAAATTCTACACGCTTGTTTGGG CTTTGTCATTCTCAGCGTTTGCTGCTGTCGGCGTTACTGGTGGTGCTCACAGGCTATGGGCCCACCGATCTTACAAAGCGAAGTGGCCGTTGAGAATCATTCTCATGATTTTTCAGACGATGGCTTTCCAA AATCACATTTACGAGTGGGTGAGGGATCACAGGGTCCACCACAAGTTCACGGACACGGACGCGGATCCGCACAACGCGCAGAGGGGCTTCTTCTTCTCGCATATGGGCTGGCTTTTAGTTCGCAAGCATCCGGATGTCATTAAAAAGGGTGCCACAATCGATATGAGCGATCTCGAGAAGGATTTCGTCGTCGTCTGGCAACGCAG ATTATACATTATCCTGATGCCACTCTTCTGCTTCCTTCTTCCCACCTGGCTACCGTGTTACTACTGGAACGAGAAACCCATGTACGCGTGGTACGCCACCGTCTTCCGATACACGCTCTCGTTGAACCTGACCTGGCTGGTGAACTCCGCCGCTCACATATGGGGCATGAAACCATATGACAA CACCATCAGCCCTACTGACAGCCTTTCCGTCGGTCTGAGCGCCTTTGGCGAGGGCTGGCATAACTACCATCACGTATTCCCGTGGGATTACAAGGCCGCCGAGTTGGGCAACTACCGAACCAACTTCACCACCGCGTTCATCGACTTCTTCGCCAGAATCGGCTGGGCATACGACCTGAAGACCGTGGCGCACGACATTGTGATCAAACGCGCAAGCAGAACGGGAGACGGCTCGATATACGAGCGAACGAACACCACGACGACTGATCATCACGATGCCCATCAGCATACGCATGAGGGTGCCATATGGGGCTGGGGTGACACCGACATGGCGCCTGAAGATATGCAGAAAGTCACGATCATTAACAAGGGCGACTAA
- the LOC105283113 gene encoding glutamyl aminopeptidase: MVNRVQKRPKGGATSVISEARCRGNVTSGVICFTCGVCFILSLTCTCLVTLVVLLDQTAEAASYDSDRLEAYTAMMKNLTDPGESFRLPKEVRPMHYDLFLYPDLDKGKFSGNVTILLDVLDKRRTLALHQKNLNITSVSLKSYDLAENVEINISSTSESTKNEMFVVSTENEFNPGLYNLYLEFNGSLENKIVGFYSSRYQQADNKTRLIATSKFEPTYARQAFPCFDEPSFKAKFTIQLVHPNGNCYNALSNMNVKHTVVDQPARGLTTVHFAESVPMSTYLACFIVSDFVAVTKMARGLNDREFPVSVYTTRLQPDEKKYFALDVGVKAIEYYINLYRIDYPLPKLDMAAIPDFVSGAMENWGMITYRETALLYNNCTNSIIDKYNVAITVCHELAHMWFGNLVTMSWWNDLWLNEGFATFMSYKSANEILPNQKFMEKFLADVVYSALIADAQLSSHPIVHDVKNPDEITSAFDEISYKKGASIIRMMENFIGPDVFYGAISTYLNRYAYANAETADLFSVLQDSVGDKLNVTAIMDTWLRQEGYPVINVTRSGNKFVLNQKRFLANVDAEFDPSKSDYGYKWTVPITYITNKQKQPAVMWFDKNASEVLIDAEQDTEWIKLNVEQVGYYRVNYGMDGWKMFQDLLRSQHMNFSVADRVNLLDDVFNLAEAGELDYSVALNISLYLSEEYQAIPWIVASSKLKTIDTLLSAKSNSISSLFQAFARKLVKPIYDASSTVNDTLVVIEDDNASSTVVDDRLRRTVLEFACAMNYTDCLQRAGWLLKKWLNDPRDTWPDPNIRSVIYYYGMRHVSNEADWHLMFDLFKRETDPSEKIELMRGLAGIRSTAILKEFITKATNTEYVRSQDFLSCLILISGNPDGTLLVWDWVRDNWEFLVDRYTLNDRYLGSLIPAITRSFATQTKLDEMKAFFEKYPEAGAGAYSRAKALETVSKNVKWLARNAEKLENWLVAHVEDY; encoded by the exons ATGGTCAACAGAGTCCAGAAACGTCCGAAAGGCGGCGCCACGTCGGTGATCTCGGAAGCGCGCTGTCGCGGCAACGTCACTTCCGGGGTAATCTGCTTCACATGCGGCGTGTGCTTCATCCTGAGCCTGACTTGCACCTGTCTAGTGACCTTGGTCGTCCTGCTGGACCAGACCGCCGAGGCGGCTAGTTACG ACTCCGACAGACTAGAGGCATACACAGCAATGATGAAGAACTTGACGGATCCTGGTGAGAGCTTCAGATTGCCCAAGGAAGTCAGGCCCATGCACTATGACCTTTTCTTGTACCCGGATCTGGACAAGGGCAAGTTCTCCGGAAACGTAACTATTCTTCTGGATGTACTCGACAAGAGGAGGACCCTTGCTCTGCACCAGAAGAACCTCAACATCACATCTGTGAGCCTGAAGTCTTACGATCTGGCGGAGAACGTCgagattaatatttcatcCACCAGCGAGTCCACGAAGAATGAAATGTTTGTGGTGTCAACCGAGAACGAGTTCAATCCGGGCTTGTACAATTTGTACCTGGAATTTAACGGAAGTCTTGAGAATAAGATAGTTGGATTCTACTCTAGCAGATACCAGCAAGCCGACAATAAAACCAG GCTCATCGCCACTAGCAAGTTTGAGCCGACCTACGCCAGGCAAGCTTTCCCATGCTTCGACGAACCCAGTTTCAAGGCGAAGTTTACGATTCAGTTGGTTCATCCTAACGGTAATTGCTACAATGCCTTGTCCAATATGAATGTGAAG CACACCGTAGTGGATCAGCCAGCGCGGGGTCTGACAACAGTGCACTTTGCGGAGAGTGTACCCATGTCGACGTACCTGGCTTGTTTCATCGTCAGCGACTTCGTAGCCGTGACTAAGATGGCAAGGGGCTTAAACGACCGAGAATTTCCAGTCAGCGTTTACACCACGCGACTCCAGCCGGACGAGAAGAAGTACTTTGCCCTGGACGTCGGTGTGAAGGCCATCGAGTATTACATAAACTTGTACCGAATAGATTACCCATTACCAAAACTCG ATATGGCCGCTATCCCGGATTTTGTGTCCGGCGCTATGGAAAATTGGGGCATGATTACGTACAGGGAAACGGCACTTCTCTATAATAACTGTACGAATTCAATCATCGACAAGTACAACGTGGCCATCACGGTTTGTCACGAGTTGGCTCACATGTGGTTCGGAAATCTTG TTACCATGTCCTGGTGGAATGATTTATGGCTCAACGAGGGTTTCGCTACGTTCATGTCGTATAAAAGCGCAAATGAAATTCTGCCAAACCAGAAATTT ATGGAGAAATTTCTCGCCGATGTCGTATACTCGGCGTTGATTGCCGATGCACAACTGAGCTCTCATCCCATTGTTCATGACGTTAAGAATCCGGACGAGATAACATCCGCTTTCGACGAGATATCCTATAAAAAG GGTGCATCGATAATTCGCATGATGGAGAACTTTATCGGGCCCGACGTTTTTTACGGTGCAATCAGCACCTACTTGAACAGGTACGCGTACGCGAACGCGGAAACCGCGGATCTTTTCAGCGTGTTGCAGGACTCGGTTGGAGACAAACTGAACGTAACTGCCATAATGGACACTTGGCTGCGACAGGAGGGCTATCCCGTCATCAACGTGACCAGATCCGGAAATAAGTTTGTGCTGAACCAGAAACGATTCCTGGCCAATGTAGACGCCGAATTCGATCCCTCCAAGTCGGATTACGG ATACAAATGGACCGTGCCCATCACTTATATCACGAACAAACAGAAACAACCTGCTGTGATGTGGTTCGATAAAAATGCGAGTGAAG TACTGATCGACGCCGAGCAAGATACCGAATGGATCAAATTAAATGTGGAGCAAGTCGGCTATTACCGTGTCAATTACGGTATGGATGGCTGGAAAATGTTCCAAGACCTGCTTCGGTCTCAGCACATG AATTTCTCAGTAGCAGACCGAGTAAATCTTTTAGACGACGTCTTTAATCTGGCTGAAGCTGGCGAGCTGGACTACAGCGTCGCACTGAATATAAGTCTTTACCTCAGTGAAGAATACCAGGCTATTCCTTGGATAGTCGCGAGCTCCAAATTGAAAACAATAGACACTTTGTTATCCGCCAAATCGAATTCGATTTCATCACTATTTCAG GCGTTCGCCAGGAAACTTGTAAAACCCATTTATGACGCGAGTTCGACTGTCAATGACACTCTCGTCGTCATCGAGGACGATAATGCATCGTCAACCGTCGTCGACGACAGATTGCGAAGAACGGTGCTCGAGTTCGCCTGTGCGATGAATTATACGGACTGCCTGCAACGAGCGGGATGGCTGCTGAAGAAGTGGCTGAATGATCCCAGAGACACATGGCCAGATCCCAACATACGTTCTGTAATTTATTACTACG GTATGCGCCACGTTTCGAACGAGGCCGACTGGCATCTCATGTTCGATCTGTTCAAACGCGAGACTGATCCCAGCGAGAAAATCGAACTGATGAGGGGCTTGGCAGGCATACGGTCCACTGCGATCCTGAAGGA ATTCATCACCAAGGCTACCAATACAGAATACGTTCGCTCGCAAGATTTCCTGAGCTGCTTGATACTCATCTCCGGCAATCCTGACGGTACGTTGCTGGTGTGGGACTGGGTGCGCGACAACTGGGAGTTCCTGGTGGATAGGTACACGCTGAACGACCGATATCTGGGTAGCCTCATACCGGCCATTACACGATCGTTCGCCACGCAAACGAAGCTGGACGAGATGAAGGCCTTCTTCGAGAAATACCCAGAAGCAGGTGCCGGTGCATACAGCCGCGCCAAAGCTCTCGAGACCGTCTCGAAGAACGTCAAGTGGCTCGCTAGGAACGCCGAGAAGCTCGAGAACTGGCTCGTCGCGCACGTGGAGGACTATTAA